From a single Candidatus Chlorobium masyuteum genomic region:
- the ppk1 gene encoding polyphosphate kinase 1, giving the protein MLTAENETKAVLPDFFDPGYYINRELSWIYFNQRVLEEALRSELHPVLERVKFISIFSSNLDEYFMIRVAGIEDQYDAGVQERTVDGYTPAEQLEKIRRMVIQQLKLRNDCLSNDLMPAMQREGIAILRFSELTNTQKKSLRAYFHREIFPVLTPLAFDTGHPFPFMSNLSLNLAIELEDESTLARKFARVKVPSILPRLIRLNNIEGFPGSDHNCSVIQFIWLEDLIENNLGELFPKMRIIKSHLFRVIRNADIEIEEDEAGDLLETIEQGILSRRYGKVVRLDITPDMPLGIRKLLMKNLGVTQRNVYEIDGVLGMGALLELLKIDRPELKDDPFVPNNPIEEEYGQNIFRAINTKDHLLYHPYDSFQPVVDLISKAAADPDVLSIKQTLYRVGSNSPVVKALMRAAEAGKQVAVLVELKARFDEENNIVWARALEDVGVHVCYGLPGLKIHAKLTMIVRREQQKLKHYLHLGTGNYNPATGKVYTDYSLFTTNEALANDVAELFNALTGYSKHTGYLKLLVSPINTRKRVIEMIERESAWSQKSENGRIIMKMNALVDAKTIRALYKASCKGVKIELIVRGVCCLKPGIPEVSENIRVISVIGRFLEHSRAYYFHNGGDPELYLGSADIMPRNLDERIETLFPVFDNTCISRVKSDLDLIISDNVKAWIMNPEGTYSMIESKVPAINSQALFLSRSSRNKTSN; this is encoded by the coding sequence ATGCTGACCGCAGAAAACGAAACCAAAGCCGTCCTTCCGGATTTTTTCGACCCCGGATATTATATCAACAGAGAGCTGAGCTGGATTTATTTCAACCAGAGAGTGCTGGAGGAGGCTCTCCGATCTGAACTCCACCCCGTTCTGGAACGGGTAAAATTCATCTCAATCTTCAGTTCAAATCTTGATGAATATTTCATGATCCGGGTTGCAGGCATAGAAGACCAGTATGATGCCGGTGTTCAGGAGCGTACCGTCGATGGTTATACTCCTGCCGAGCAGCTTGAGAAGATTCGCAGGATGGTGATTCAGCAGCTCAAGCTCAGGAATGACTGTTTATCTAATGATCTCATGCCTGCCATGCAGCGTGAGGGCATAGCGATCCTCCGTTTTTCGGAACTCACGAATACACAGAAAAAATCACTCCGGGCATATTTCCACAGGGAGATCTTCCCTGTACTTACACCTTTGGCCTTCGATACAGGGCATCCATTCCCCTTCATGTCGAATCTCTCACTTAATCTTGCCATTGAGCTCGAAGATGAGAGCACCCTCGCCCGGAAATTTGCGAGAGTAAAAGTTCCAAGCATTTTGCCGCGTCTGATCCGGCTCAATAATATCGAGGGATTTCCCGGTAGTGATCATAACTGTTCGGTCATACAGTTCATCTGGCTGGAGGATCTCATTGAAAATAATCTCGGCGAACTGTTTCCGAAGATGCGGATCATCAAGTCCCATCTTTTCAGAGTGATCAGAAATGCTGATATCGAAATCGAGGAGGATGAAGCCGGAGATCTCCTCGAAACCATCGAGCAGGGTATTCTGTCACGACGCTACGGAAAGGTCGTCCGTCTTGACATCACACCGGACATGCCGCTTGGAATTAGAAAGCTGCTTATGAAAAATCTCGGGGTAACCCAAAGAAACGTCTATGAAATTGACGGTGTGCTTGGTATGGGAGCACTTCTCGAACTTCTGAAAATAGATCGTCCTGAACTGAAAGATGATCCCTTTGTACCAAACAACCCTATTGAAGAAGAGTACGGCCAGAATATTTTCCGCGCAATAAACACAAAAGATCACTTGCTTTACCATCCATACGACTCCTTTCAGCCTGTAGTCGATTTAATTTCGAAGGCTGCGGCTGATCCTGATGTCCTGTCAATCAAGCAGACTCTTTACCGGGTAGGAAGCAACTCTCCTGTCGTCAAGGCCCTGATGAGGGCCGCTGAGGCCGGCAAACAGGTGGCGGTGCTCGTAGAACTCAAGGCAAGATTCGACGAAGAGAACAACATTGTATGGGCACGGGCGCTCGAAGATGTTGGCGTTCATGTCTGTTATGGTCTGCCGGGCCTTAAAATCCACGCAAAACTCACCATGATTGTGCGCCGGGAGCAGCAAAAACTCAAACACTATCTGCATCTCGGTACAGGCAATTATAATCCGGCTACGGGTAAGGTCTATACCGATTACAGCCTCTTTACCACCAATGAGGCGCTTGCCAACGACGTAGCTGAACTGTTCAATGCTCTGACCGGATATTCAAAACATACCGGGTACTTAAAACTGCTGGTATCTCCGATCAATACGAGAAAGAGAGTTATCGAAATGATTGAAAGGGAATCAGCATGGAGCCAAAAATCAGAGAATGGCCGTATCATCATGAAAATGAATGCACTCGTGGACGCCAAAACCATCAGGGCACTCTATAAAGCATCCTGTAAAGGGGTAAAAATCGAGCTGATTGTAAGGGGGGTATGCTGCCTTAAACCCGGAATACCCGAAGTAAGTGAAAATATCAGGGTTATCAGTGTTATCGGGAGATTTCTTGAACACAGCAGAGCTTACTACTTCCATAATGGCGGAGATCCGGAACTCTATCTCGGCAGCGCTGATATCATGCCAAGAAACCTCGACGAGAGAATTGAAACACTCTTTCCGGTTTTTGATAACACCTGCATCAGCAGGGTAAAATCGGACCTTGACCTTATCATAAGCGACAATGTCAAGGCCTGGATAATGAACCCTGAGGGGACCTACTCAATGATTGAGAGCAAAGTACCGGCAATAAACAGTCAGGCTCTTTTTTTAAGCCGATCCTCAAGGAATAAAACGTCAAATTAA
- a CDS encoding methylglyoxal synthase: MSQNKIVMVQDKKIALVAHDNKKRDLLEWAMYNRDLLAHHEVYATGTTGETLGKQLGLKIKKLQSGPLGGDQQIGAKIVNNEIDFLIFFWDPLEPQPHDPDVKALLRMAVVWNIPIACNRATADFMISSPLMEGEYNRLLPDYNEYKTRNIDWGLKSGNSR, encoded by the coding sequence ATGTCGCAGAACAAAATTGTTATGGTACAGGATAAAAAAATCGCTCTTGTTGCTCACGATAACAAGAAACGGGATTTACTTGAATGGGCGATGTATAACAGAGATCTTCTGGCTCATCATGAGGTTTATGCCACGGGAACGACGGGCGAAACACTTGGAAAACAGTTAGGGTTGAAGATTAAAAAACTTCAGAGCGGACCTTTGGGTGGGGATCAGCAAATAGGCGCAAAAATTGTCAATAACGAAATAGATTTTCTGATTTTTTTTTGGGATCCATTGGAACCGCAACCCCACGATCCTGACGTGAAGGCACTTTTGCGTATGGCCGTTGTGTGGAACATTCCGATTGCCTGCAATCGTGCTACTGCTGATTTTATGATTTCATCCCCTTTGATGGAGGGGGAGTACAATCGCCTGCTGCCAGACTATAATGAGTATAAAACACGAAATATTGATTGGGGCCTGAAGTCAGGGAACTCTCGGTAA
- a CDS encoding cold-shock protein yields MVNGKVKWFDVRKGFGFILNPNGGGDIFVHFSNIVSEEKFRFLNQDAEVDFELEARGNKLQALNVREKQG; encoded by the coding sequence GTGGTAAACGGTAAAGTTAAATGGTTCGACGTCCGAAAAGGATTTGGCTTCATTCTCAATCCGAATGGAGGAGGAGATATTTTTGTTCACTTCTCGAACATTGTTTCTGAAGAGAAATTCAGGTTTTTGAATCAGGATGCTGAGGTGGATTTTGAACTTGAAGCGAGAGGCAACAAACTTCAGGCTTTGAATGTCCGTGAAAAGCAGGGATAG